TTCAGGATTCTGCATGAAGAAGAATGATCTGCAGGCACAGGACCAGATTTGGATGTTGGAAGTGTTCTGGGTTTAGTTTAGGTAGTAAAAGAATTCATTATCATTTCAGCTGGCTTTGGCTGTACACAGGAAAACAGTTTGCGAGAGGCGCAGAGAGCCAAAGAGGCAAAAAGGAATCCACCTTAAAGGGATACTGGGACATATCAGCGGTTATCGATGGAGGATTCttttaattgaaatatttgaaaCAACATCTACATACCAGTGCAGCCAGTCTTCTCTCAATAAGCTCCATTCCTGCTCCTCAGGTTGTTAATCAGACTGCAAATGAAGTCCTTTACTGCTAACTGTTGTCTTTACCTGATGACCTGAAAATGTGCCAGCTGCTCTAAGAGGCAAATATCATTGTTATGGGTTCCATATCTGCTTTAGATTTCAGATCACCTAGATGCCGTTTCTCAActccatttgtgtgttttaagttgCTTGACAGTTTACTATATGAAGAGAAAGTCTTCTCCAGGATGTCCAGTATTTAGATATCTTTAGGCTGTACCAGACTTTATTTGTTGTAACCTGAATGACTCCTCTCTTATTTCCTCCTCAGTCGGAGTATTGCCCTCCGTGGCGGTCAGATCGTCATCTTGGATACCTTCCTCTCAGTGAGCTCGACAGCGGGCTGGGATGTGGTCCGGACAGCCCGAACCACCGGATGCTGCTTTCTGAGGCCGAGACGGACGCCATGTCGTCGCTGCCGGGTCACACCCCTTCCTCCCAaggctcctcctcttcctccgagTCTCTGATCTCCTCTGAACCCAGCGACTCAGGCTTCCACAGCGTCAGCACGGGCGAGCACAGACGACTGCACAAGATTCACGGGAACCACGCCCATCGACAAACTCACCACCTTCGATCAGGCCACTCCcccagagagcagagaggacgcTGGGATTTGGAGTCCATCCCCGAGACGACTCCAATGACTCACTCCGGCACACCACAGGCTTCCCGCTGCACTGTGGGTAACAGCACGACTACAACAGTTCACTTTCACAGAGCGGAGAGGAGTCCCACCTTACCTCGCCACCGCTCGCCTCCATCTCCTTCTGTCGGTTAGTAAAGTTACATCATCCATCTCTGCCGACCCTACAGTTTGTCTCTCAAGGGGCCGAGGGGAGATTTTTCCCTGGCGTACGGTGTCGGACTAAATGAAGATTTAATATTTGAAaacttctgtctctctgcaggttgTCGTACTGAACCGTGCCAGCGGAGGGCGCTGTGGTTGGAGCAGcaacaaggaggaggaaggacaaCAGAGGCTCCAGGGAGAAGTCGAACAATAACAGATCTGAGTGAAGGTCAACGGCGTCGCAGGGCCAGTCATCCCAACACGACGGATCCAAACACGCAACAAAACAGCCTTCAAACCAGCCAACCGGGGAACGCCAACGGCACGCCGGGGCCGAGGAGCAGGGCCAGTTATCCCAGTAACTGCCACTCCACCAGTCACCTCAGTTTGGATAGAACCAGTCTGACCAATCAGCAGAACTCactgaggagcagcagaggttcAACCCGCAGCCGGGAGGACGACTCGCTGTCTAAGAGTCCGGGTTCTGGTTCAAGCGGGACATCGGACTGGCGTGGCATTCAGACTCTCGGGAATCGAACCAGCAATCCCAAAGGTCCGTCTGGTCCTCTGTACAGCACGCTCGGAGCCCCGCAGTGCAGCCCTCGCTCTCCACCTTCCCCCCGCTCCAGACTGTCCAATCCAAAGTCCGTCAGAAACCAGCTGCTCAGAGCCAGAGCTTACCGGCTGGCCAGGGAACGCAGCGAGGTGACGACAGACGAAGAGGTCCGAGGCGGGGACAGGGGGGGCGGAGAGGATGGGGACGAAGGCAGATGGGCGGGGCGGTACTGGAACCGGACCGAGAGGAGACGACATCTGGCGCTGTCAAggcaacacagagagaggagggtagGAGGAGAAGAGCACGGCGGGGGGCTTCAGGGGGCGCTGTCTTCTCAGACGGTGCTGGAGCTGAGTCACATGAAACAAAACCGACTGAGGAACAGCAAGCTGCTCGATGATTGGACGACGGTGGAGGAGCTGCTGACTCATGGGACCCGGGTGGAGAGTGACAACCAGCTGTGTCCCAGTCCTCTGTTATCGGTTACTACTGTCTGATGGAGACCTCCGACATACAGCAACACTTCTTCACACACCAATCAAACAGCTCGAGGAGTATATGACCAACAGAAATACTGAAAAAGTGTCCAGAGCTACAGAGAGGTTCAAATCCTACCCATGATGAACAACAGTTCAGTCCGAGGAGACCCTCTTATCAAACCCTGACTATAAGGAGATCCTGCAGGTTTGTACACTACAGACAGCCTCCGAATCTGCTGTGGTTACAGACTCAGAATGACTGGTCGGCTTCTTCACACACCAGACGGCCTGCGAGCTGTTGGAAACATCACACATCGCTTGTGTTGCCTTGTGACAAAGTGtctccattttccttttttttggtttaactGAAAACTCTTGGAAAATTATGAAACAGGAATTCTGCACCTTAATAATCAAACTCTAAAAATCAAAACTGCTGTGACAATTTGGGAAATACTGATTGACTTCCTGGTTGATCGTAAATGAGAAGGCTCTCACATCTGTTTCTTCAATATGAAGCTCGACCCCGAAcaacaaggttaaaaaaaaaagtagcttgGCTTGAGTCTGTGGAAATAGTTCAGCATGAAATTACCCTTCAAAGTAAAACTATTAAACGTGTTCAGGCAAAAAGCAAAACGGTTTTTCATCTAAATCCAATGTAAGCTCAAATCCAGCCGGGTCCCATGAcatgaaaaaaagcaaacaacgATCGATTTTTCAACTTGCACAAAAAAATCCACCTAAGCATTGATTTCCTGAAATGGGGGTTATCAGGGTTAAATGTCACGTTTAATTTTGATCAAACTGTTCAATTCAGTTTTGTTAAAAatctgaacatttttgtttattttcatattcTGTTCAAATGTGAAGGAGACAACGAGTGTTCAGGTCAGTCAGACTTTTCAACTCAGTATAAAAgggaatctgtgtgtgtgtgtgtgtgatgatagAAAGTTTGATACTAACCTGTCAGTAGTGTTTAGCCAAAGATTTCTTGTCCTTTGTGTTTCCTGAACAAGATGAACTCTGTAATGTAAAAGTATATTTTCGAaccatattttacatttttatgtattttattgatttgaacGCCCTGCTCTGCtcgtgtgtgtccctgtgtgcaGAAACGAGCTCTCTTACAGTCCGAACCTAGCATTCTAACTCCTGATTAGCACCGAGCTGCTCTGAAGTCTGTTGTGTTAAAGGTTAATAAAATGACCACGCTCATGCTG
This region of Labrus bergylta chromosome 12, fLabBer1.1, whole genome shotgun sequence genomic DNA includes:
- the LOC110004380 gene encoding uncharacterized protein isoform X1; its protein translation is MGCRLTRSKAKTREPTHHRQREELHYVDEYGQPINVQVETRRGHGHRRRRSHCANECSVPIERHWEALRAMGLVEGEAVQGEAYSAGPYYGHMTVSPDLYTANSRMMMSPDGYAPNGYLARSNDQHPGNSYLPSVSYSLDHLDRLDYQQAPEMLPYQPSSESCLIGCYNTEEMESNHFQRQSEYCPPWRSDRHLGYLPLSELDSGLGCGPDSPNHRMLLSEAETDAMSSLPGHTPSSQGSSSSSESLISSEPSDSGFHSVSTGEHRRLHKIHGNHAHRQTHHLRSGHSPREQRGRWDLESIPETTPMTHSGTPQASRCTVGNSTTTTVHFHRAERSPTLPRHRSPPSPSVGCRTEPCQRRALWLEQQQGGGRTTEAPGRSRTITDLSEGQRRRRASHPNTTDPNTQQNSLQTSQPGNANGTPGPRSRASYPSNCHSTSHLSLDRTSLTNQQNSLRSSRGSTRSREDDSLSKSPGSGSSGTSDWRGIQTLGNRTSNPKGPSGPLYSTLGAPQCSPRSPPSPRSRLSNPKSVRNQLLRARAYRLARERSEVTTDEEVRGGDRGGGEDGDEGRWAGRYWNRTERRRHLALSRQHRERRVGGEEHGGGLQGALSSQTVLELSHMKQNRLRNSKLLDDWTTVEELLTHGTRVESDNQLCPSPLLSVTTV
- the LOC110004380 gene encoding uncharacterized protein isoform X2, whose translation is MGCRLTRSKAKTREPTHHRQREELHYVDEYGQPINVQVETRRGHGHRRRRSHCANECSVPIERHWEALRAMGLVEGEAVQGEAYSAGPYYGHMTVSPDLYTANSRMMMSPDGYAPNGYLARSNDQHPGNSYLPSVSYSLDHLDRLDYQAPEMLPYQPSSESCLIGCYNTEEMESNHFQRQSEYCPPWRSDRHLGYLPLSELDSGLGCGPDSPNHRMLLSEAETDAMSSLPGHTPSSQGSSSSSESLISSEPSDSGFHSVSTGEHRRLHKIHGNHAHRQTHHLRSGHSPREQRGRWDLESIPETTPMTHSGTPQASRCTVGNSTTTTVHFHRAERSPTLPRHRSPPSPSVGCRTEPCQRRALWLEQQQGGGRTTEAPGRSRTITDLSEGQRRRRASHPNTTDPNTQQNSLQTSQPGNANGTPGPRSRASYPSNCHSTSHLSLDRTSLTNQQNSLRSSRGSTRSREDDSLSKSPGSGSSGTSDWRGIQTLGNRTSNPKGPSGPLYSTLGAPQCSPRSPPSPRSRLSNPKSVRNQLLRARAYRLARERSEVTTDEEVRGGDRGGGEDGDEGRWAGRYWNRTERRRHLALSRQHRERRVGGEEHGGGLQGALSSQTVLELSHMKQNRLRNSKLLDDWTTVEELLTHGTRVESDNQLCPSPLLSVTTV